One Streptomyces sp. NBC_00554 DNA segment encodes these proteins:
- a CDS encoding calcium:proton antiporter, with protein MIVRFRSLMTRWTSVVPVIALVLLAFTWGRDLPGAVVAVVTVVLAGAVLAAVHHAEVVAHRVGEPFGSLVLAVAVTIIEVALIVTLMADGGDKSSTLARDTVFAAVMITCNGIVGVCLLVASLRHGLAVFNAEGTGAALATVATLATLSLVFPTFTTSKPGPEFSTAQLTFAALASLVLYGLFVTTQTVRHRDYFLPITRQGKVIDVDDHADAPSARTTRISLGLLAVALVGVVGLAKGVSPTIESGVEAAGMPAAVVGVIIALLVLLPETIAALRSARRDRVQTSLNLALGSAMASIGLTIPAVALASVWLSGPLVLGLGATHMVLLALTVVVSSLTVVPGRATPLQGGVHLVLFAAYLELAINP; from the coding sequence ATGATCGTTCGGTTCCGGTCACTCATGACGCGATGGACGTCCGTCGTGCCCGTGATCGCACTGGTCCTGCTGGCCTTCACCTGGGGACGCGACCTGCCCGGAGCGGTCGTCGCGGTGGTGACGGTGGTCCTCGCCGGAGCCGTGCTGGCCGCCGTGCACCACGCCGAAGTGGTCGCTCACCGGGTCGGGGAACCCTTCGGCTCACTCGTCCTCGCCGTCGCCGTCACGATCATCGAGGTCGCCCTGATCGTCACCTTGATGGCGGACGGCGGCGACAAGAGCTCGACCCTGGCCCGCGACACGGTGTTCGCGGCCGTGATGATCACCTGCAACGGAATCGTCGGCGTGTGCCTGCTCGTCGCCTCACTGCGCCACGGACTGGCGGTCTTCAACGCGGAGGGCACCGGGGCCGCCCTCGCGACCGTGGCGACGCTGGCCACCCTCAGCCTGGTGTTCCCGACCTTCACCACCAGCAAGCCGGGCCCGGAGTTCTCCACGGCCCAGCTCACCTTCGCCGCGCTCGCCTCGCTGGTCCTGTACGGCCTGTTCGTCACGACCCAGACCGTGCGGCACCGCGACTACTTCCTGCCGATCACCCGACAGGGCAAGGTCATCGACGTGGACGACCACGCCGACGCCCCGTCCGCCCGTACGACCCGCATCAGCCTGGGGCTGCTCGCCGTGGCCCTCGTCGGTGTGGTCGGTCTGGCCAAGGGCGTGTCGCCGACCATCGAGTCCGGGGTCGAAGCGGCGGGTATGCCGGCCGCCGTGGTCGGTGTGATCATCGCGCTGCTCGTGCTGCTCCCCGAGACCATCGCCGCGCTGCGGTCGGCCCGCCGCGACCGGGTGCAGACCAGCCTGAACCTCGCTCTCGGCTCGGCGATGGCCAGCATCGGCCTCACGATCCCTGCCGTCGCGCTGGCCTCCGTCTGGCTCTCCGGACCGCTCGTGCTCGGTCTCGGCGCCACCCATATGGTGCTGCTCGCGCTGACCGTGGTGGTCAGCTCCCTGACGGTGGTTCCAGGGCGAGCCACGCCACTGCAGGGCGGCGTCCATCTGGTGCTGTTCGCGGCGTACCTGGAGCTGGCGATCAACCCCTAG